One window of Oscillibacter hominis genomic DNA carries:
- the dprA gene encoding DNA-processing protein DprA codes for MAALKYWLWLTEKKKLTNQVRLALLEHFGSPEDLYFSDSGEYLQVPGMSRVMAAELEEKDLSATDRILGECQRLNIRIMTMQDAAYPSRLKNIYDPPCLLYTKGTMPLLDEEAAVAVVGTRDATPYGISSAEKLGYELASQGAVIVSGVARGADSAAIRGALRAGGVTVGVLGGGIDVVYPPENEYLYQDIAASGVLMSEYPPGTEPAGRHFPVRNRILSGLCVATLVVEAPERSGALITAATALEQGRDVFAVPGPIDAPASAGCNRLIRDGAGLVSESWDLLREYEHHFPGKLRAGKPHAPANLGYEARQAAPPARPARETLHLSEAGLTDDQIRILKTLGDEPMLVDDLIEWTGLSARRVLTALTMLEIDNYVSQSSGKRFARSVTLAE; via the coding sequence ATGGCTGCTTTAAAGTATTGGCTTTGGCTGACGGAAAAGAAAAAGCTGACGAACCAGGTCCGCCTTGCGCTTTTGGAGCATTTCGGCTCCCCGGAGGACCTCTATTTCTCCGACAGCGGAGAGTATCTCCAGGTCCCGGGGATGAGCCGCGTTATGGCGGCTGAGCTGGAGGAAAAGGATCTCTCCGCTACGGACCGGATTTTGGGCGAGTGCCAGCGCCTGAACATCCGCATCATGACCATGCAGGATGCCGCCTATCCCTCCCGGCTGAAGAACATCTACGACCCGCCGTGCCTTTTGTACACGAAGGGGACCATGCCCCTTTTGGACGAGGAGGCCGCCGTGGCGGTGGTGGGAACCAGGGACGCCACGCCCTATGGGATTTCCTCGGCCGAAAAGTTAGGTTATGAACTGGCAAGCCAAGGCGCAGTTATAGTCTCCGGCGTGGCGCGTGGAGCTGACAGCGCCGCCATTCGGGGCGCGCTCCGTGCGGGAGGCGTCACGGTAGGCGTCCTGGGCGGCGGGATCGACGTGGTCTACCCGCCGGAGAACGAGTACCTCTATCAGGACATCGCCGCAAGCGGCGTGCTGATGTCGGAATATCCGCCGGGGACGGAACCGGCGGGCCGCCATTTCCCCGTGCGCAACCGCATCCTCTCGGGACTCTGTGTGGCAACCCTCGTGGTGGAGGCGCCGGAGCGCAGCGGCGCCCTGATCACCGCCGCCACCGCACTGGAGCAGGGCAGGGACGTATTTGCCGTGCCCGGCCCCATTGACGCGCCGGCCAGCGCGGGATGCAATCGCCTGATCCGGGACGGGGCGGGGCTGGTGAGTGAAAGCTGGGATTTGCTGCGGGAGTATGAGCACCATTTTCCGGGAAAACTCAGGGCAGGAAAGCCCCACGCGCCCGCGAACTTAGGCTACGAGGCCCGCCAGGCGGCTCCGCCTGCCCGGCCGGCCCGTGAGACGCTGCACCTGAGCGAGGCGGGCCTTACCGACGACCAGATCCGCATTTTAAAGACCCTGGGCGACGAGCCCATGCTGGTGGACGATCTCATCGAATGGACGGGCCTGAGCGCAAGGCGCGTGCTGACCGCCCTCACCATGCTTGAAATTGACAACTATGTGTCGCAGAGCAGCGGAAAACGGTTCGCCCGCTCCGTGACCCTTGCAGAATAG
- the trmFO gene encoding methylenetetrahydrofolate--tRNA-(uracil(54)-C(5))-methyltransferase (FADH(2)-oxidizing) TrmFO — protein sequence MTVTVIGAGLAGCEAAWQLAQRGIDVTLCEMKPLKRTPAHTSGDFAELCCSNSLRGAGLENAVGLLKEELRRFGSLILRCADRTAVEAGGALAVDRQGFSALVTEQVRSHPRIRVRAEEVTALPEGEVIVATGPLTSEPMAEAIQALIGPGHDLHFFDAAAPLVSFESVDMDSAFFASRYDKGTPDYINCPLSEEEYRAFHAELTQAQEAEVHGFEDQQVFEGCMPVEVMARRGVDTLRYGPLKPRGLRDPRTGREPYAVVQLRKDNAQGSVYNLVGFQTHLKFPEQKRVFSMIPALREAAFLRYGVMHRNTYLDSPRLLNRYYQLKSEPRVSFAGQMTGVEGYVESAASGFLAGVETARRLLGLQPADFPRETAIGALGLYISDETVRDFQPMNINFGLIPPLDHRVKGKRNKNAELSARSLEIVETMRETVLAGMPEEEPI from the coding sequence ATGACCGTTACTGTAATCGGGGCCGGTCTTGCGGGCTGTGAAGCGGCCTGGCAGCTGGCCCAGCGGGGGATCGACGTGACGCTTTGCGAAATGAAGCCGCTCAAGAGAACCCCTGCCCACACAAGCGGGGACTTTGCCGAGCTGTGCTGCTCCAACTCCCTCCGGGGCGCGGGGCTGGAGAACGCGGTGGGGCTGCTGAAAGAGGAGCTGCGGCGCTTTGGGTCGCTGATCCTCCGCTGTGCCGACCGCACTGCTGTGGAGGCGGGCGGCGCGCTGGCCGTGGACCGGCAGGGCTTTTCCGCCCTGGTGACGGAGCAGGTCCGCTCCCACCCCCGCATCCGGGTCCGCGCGGAGGAGGTGACCGCCCTGCCTGAGGGCGAGGTGATCGTGGCCACAGGGCCCCTCACCTCAGAGCCCATGGCAGAGGCCATTCAGGCGCTGATCGGTCCGGGACATGACCTCCACTTTTTTGACGCCGCCGCCCCCTTGGTCAGCTTTGAGAGCGTGGACATGGACTCCGCCTTTTTTGCATCCCGCTACGATAAGGGGACTCCGGACTATATCAACTGCCCCCTCAGCGAGGAGGAGTACCGGGCCTTCCATGCGGAGCTGACCCAGGCCCAGGAGGCGGAGGTCCACGGTTTTGAGGACCAGCAGGTTTTTGAGGGCTGCATGCCGGTGGAGGTGATGGCCCGCCGGGGCGTGGACACGCTGCGCTACGGGCCGCTGAAGCCCAGGGGCCTCCGGGATCCCCGGACCGGGAGGGAGCCCTATGCGGTGGTGCAGCTGCGAAAGGATAACGCCCAGGGCAGCGTGTACAACCTGGTGGGATTTCAGACCCACCTGAAGTTCCCGGAGCAAAAGCGGGTCTTTTCCATGATCCCCGCATTGCGGGAGGCCGCCTTTTTGCGCTACGGCGTGATGCACCGCAACACCTATTTGGATTCACCGCGCCTGCTGAACCGTTACTACCAGCTGAAAAGCGAGCCACGGGTCTCCTTTGCGGGACAGATGACCGGCGTGGAGGGCTATGTGGAATCTGCGGCCTCCGGCTTTTTGGCCGGTGTGGAGACGGCGCGCCGCCTTTTGGGCCTTCAGCCGGCGGATTTCCCCAGGGAGACCGCCATCGGCGCGCTGGGGCTCTATATCAGCGATGAGACGGTCCGCGACTTCCAGCCGATGAACATCAACTTTGGCCTGATTCCGCCGCTGGACCACCGGGTGAAGGGGAAGCGGAACAAGAACGCGGAGCTCTCCGCCCGCTCCCTTGAAATTGTGGAAACCATGCGGGAAACCGTGCTGGCAGGTATGCCGGAGGAGGAACCTATTTGA
- a CDS encoding ferredoxin, giving the protein MEVNIIPGCIGCGLCAATCPEVFQLGDFGQAEVIQEPQPDQMDAVEEAASNCPVSVIEVSK; this is encoded by the coding sequence ATGGAAGTGAACATCATACCCGGCTGTATCGGCTGCGGCCTGTGCGCCGCCACCTGCCCGGAGGTATTCCAGTTGGGCGACTTCGGACAGGCCGAAGTGATCCAGGAACCTCAGCCGGACCAGATGGACGCGGTGGAGGAAGCCGCATCCAACTGCCCCGTCAGCGTCATCGAAGTGTCCAAATAA
- a CDS encoding TrmH family RNA methyltransferase translates to METISSRQNPLCTHIRKLAASGSYRRDRGEFLCDSPKLLEEALAWAPESVHTVVCTAGTPLPPLGDPVRLVQVSEDVMRSIAPSQTPQGVLSICAMAQRPAPEAPLPGKRYVVLDGVQDPGNVGTILRTADAFWCDGLFLVNGCADLYSPKTVRSTMGAVFRCSVWRGGAAETAALLRRSGIRLYGAALRSDTLDIREMDCGQPLALAVGSEGRGLSEELLRLCDATVRIPMSEHCESLNAAAAAAVLLWECARNC, encoded by the coding sequence ATGGAGACCATTAGCAGCAGACAGAATCCCTTGTGCACCCATATCCGCAAGCTGGCCGCCTCCGGAAGCTACCGCCGGGACCGGGGAGAGTTCCTCTGCGACAGCCCAAAGCTGCTGGAGGAGGCGCTTGCCTGGGCGCCGGAGAGTGTGCATACCGTGGTATGTACCGCCGGAACGCCCCTGCCGCCGCTGGGTGATCCGGTGCGGCTGGTCCAGGTCAGCGAGGACGTCATGCGCTCCATCGCGCCCTCCCAGACCCCTCAGGGCGTGCTGAGCATCTGCGCCATGGCGCAGCGGCCAGCACCGGAGGCGCCTCTTCCCGGAAAGCGCTATGTGGTGTTAGACGGGGTCCAGGACCCGGGAAATGTGGGCACCATATTGCGCACGGCCGACGCCTTCTGGTGCGACGGGCTCTTTCTGGTGAACGGCTGCGCGGACCTCTACAGCCCCAAGACCGTGCGCTCCACCATGGGGGCCGTGTTCCGCTGCAGCGTCTGGCGGGGAGGCGCTGCGGAGACGGCGGCGCTTCTCCGGCGCTCCGGTATCCGCCTCTATGGCGCAGCGCTGCGGAGCGATACCCTGGATATCAGGGAGATGGACTGCGGCCAGCCTTTGGCTCTCGCTGTCGGCAGCGAAGGGCGGGGGCTCTCGGAGGAGCTGCTGCGCCTTTGCGACGCTACGGTCCGGATTCCCATGAGCGAACACTGTGAGTCTCTCAACGCCGCCGCAGCAGCAGCGGTGCTGCTGTGGGAGTGCGCAAGAAACTGCTGA
- the rnc gene encoding ribonuclease III has translation MESLEKKLGYTFQNQALLAEALNHSSYANEHRGSGMSSNERLEFLGDSVLGFVTAEFLFCTNPDLPEGDLTRIRAALVCEQSLYEVAQSIDLGAYLKLGRGEESGGGRTRASILADAMEAVFAAVYLDGGISAASQLIHRVLLKREQEEVEKRKDYKTALQELVQRKPDQVLLYRMAGEEGPDHDKTFSAEVLLNEQVVGSGSGHSKKEAEQAAAKAALYALEEQ, from the coding sequence GTGGAGAGTCTGGAGAAAAAACTGGGCTACACATTTCAAAATCAAGCGTTGCTGGCGGAGGCCCTGAATCACAGCTCCTACGCCAACGAACACCGGGGCTCCGGCATGAGCAGCAATGAGCGGCTGGAGTTCCTGGGGGACTCTGTGCTGGGATTCGTAACGGCGGAGTTCCTCTTTTGCACCAACCCCGACCTGCCGGAGGGGGACCTGACCCGGATCCGGGCTGCCCTGGTCTGTGAGCAGAGCCTCTATGAGGTGGCTCAGTCCATCGACCTGGGAGCGTACCTGAAGTTGGGGCGTGGGGAGGAGAGCGGCGGCGGCCGCACCCGCGCCTCCATCCTGGCCGACGCCATGGAGGCTGTGTTTGCTGCGGTCTATCTGGACGGCGGTATCAGCGCGGCCTCCCAGCTCATCCACCGGGTGCTCCTGAAGCGGGAGCAGGAGGAAGTGGAGAAGCGCAAGGACTACAAGACCGCGCTTCAGGAGCTGGTTCAGCGCAAGCCGGACCAGGTGCTCCTCTACCGGATGGCCGGCGAGGAGGGCCCCGATCACGACAAGACCTTCTCTGCGGAGGTGCTGCTCAACGAACAGGTGGTGGGCAGCGGCAGCGGCCACAGCAAAAAGGAAGCGGAGCAGGCAGCCGCCAAAGCCGCGCTGTACGCGCTGGAGGAGCAATAA
- the rd gene encoding rubredoxin: protein MKKYICELCGYEYDPAVGDPENGVAPGTAFESLPENWVCPLCGAPKSDFKEA from the coding sequence ATGAAAAAGTATATCTGTGAGCTGTGCGGCTATGAGTACGATCCCGCGGTGGGCGATCCCGAGAACGGCGTTGCCCCGGGCACTGCATTTGAATCCCTGCCGGAGAACTGGGTCTGCCCCTTGTGCGGTGCGCCCAAGTCCGATTTTAAGGAAGCCTGA
- the plsX gene encoding phosphate acyltransferase PlsX → MKIIVDAMGGDNAPLEIVRGALQANETYGVEIILTGRTEAVLRAISECGRKELPKGVEIANASEVVEMSDDPATAFKVKKDSSLTVGLNLLRDGKGDAFVSAGSTGALLSGATLVVKRIRGIRRAAMAPQVPVMGGKAVLCDCGANAECTLEYLVQFAFLGSYYAQHVMGIEKPRVALLNIGAEAEKGDELRRDTFARLQELSGEGRLNFVGNIEGSTAMMGGADVIVADGFSGNVMLKSLEGTGKFLYETMKGMFARSASTKIAAVLMKECINEFKDMLNPSEVGGTPFLGISKPVIKAHGASDALAILNAVRQARDFAQSGFIGDVERDVELMRVEKS, encoded by the coding sequence TTGAAGATTATTGTAGACGCCATGGGCGGAGACAACGCCCCGCTGGAAATTGTCCGGGGCGCATTGCAGGCAAATGAAACATATGGGGTGGAGATCATCCTCACCGGCAGGACCGAGGCGGTGCTGCGGGCCATTTCGGAGTGCGGAAGGAAGGAACTGCCCAAAGGGGTGGAGATTGCCAACGCCTCCGAGGTGGTGGAGATGAGCGACGACCCCGCCACGGCCTTCAAAGTCAAGAAGGACTCCTCTTTGACCGTGGGGCTCAATCTGCTGCGGGACGGGAAGGGCGACGCCTTTGTGTCCGCCGGGTCCACCGGGGCACTGCTCTCGGGGGCGACGCTGGTGGTCAAGCGCATCCGCGGCATCCGCCGGGCCGCCATGGCGCCCCAGGTACCGGTGATGGGCGGCAAGGCTGTGCTGTGCGACTGCGGCGCCAACGCCGAGTGTACCCTGGAGTACCTGGTGCAGTTCGCCTTCTTAGGCAGCTACTACGCCCAGCACGTCATGGGGATCGAGAAGCCCCGCGTGGCGCTTCTCAATATCGGCGCCGAGGCGGAAAAAGGCGATGAGCTGCGCCGGGACACCTTTGCCCGGCTCCAGGAGCTGAGCGGGGAAGGGCGGCTGAACTTTGTGGGCAACATTGAGGGCTCTACCGCCATGATGGGCGGCGCGGACGTCATTGTGGCCGACGGTTTTTCCGGTAATGTGATGCTCAAATCCCTGGAGGGCACGGGAAAATTCCTCTATGAGACCATGAAGGGCATGTTCGCACGCAGCGCCTCCACCAAGATCGCCGCCGTATTGATGAAAGAGTGCATCAACGAGTTCAAGGATATGCTCAATCCCAGCGAGGTGGGCGGGACGCCTTTCCTTGGCATTTCCAAGCCGGTCATCAAGGCCCACGGCGCCTCCGACGCCCTTGCCATCTTAAATGCCGTCCGTCAGGCAAGGGACTTTGCCCAAAGCGGCTTCATCGGCGATGTGGAGCGGGATGTAGAGCTGATGCGGGTGGAAAAATCATAA
- the topA gene encoding type I DNA topoisomerase, with product MAKQNLVIVESPAKAKTIGKYLGKNYEVKACMGHLRDLPKSVLGVDIEHNFEPVYKPIRGKEDIISDLKKSAEASDMVYLATDPDREGEAISWHLKELLNLDDAKTRRVTFNEITKKVVQESIEEPREIDQNLVDAQQARRILDRIVGYQLSPLLWKKIRRGLSAGRVQSVATRMVDDRETEISNFQPEEYWSLDAHLEAQDAKHTNFVAHYHGKGKKAELPNQEAVDAVIAETKDAVFSVKSVKRTDKQRSPSPPFTTSTLQQEASRKLAMTPRRTMAIAQQLYEGVDITGEGTVGLITYMRTDSLRISEEALEATKNFILGRYGKDYYPDSARHYKAKAGAQDAHEAIRPSNIDLTPEMVKSDLTGEQYRLYRLIWSRFLACQMANAVYDSVSVEIDANGHSFRASSSSLKFSGYTAVYEEGRDEEKEEKASPLPALQEGEVTELRKFDPQQHFTQPPAHYTDATLIRAMEEQGIGRPSTYAPTVSTILDREYVVKEGKYLKITALGHVVTGLMREKFPDIADMKFTANMEKKLDGVEEGQTQWKSLLQDFYGGFEQSLTQAEKDLEGTRIKVPDEVSEEKCDLCGRNMVIKSGRFGRFLACPGYPECKFTKPLVVEMPGRCPKCGSRILKKTSKNGYTYYGCEHNSDKNEETKCDFMTWDVPVKDDCPVCGHTMFKKSGKGFKKPFCVNPDCANFLPEDKRGYPKKKTAESGENGGAEKAPSGEAPENKEKKTAGKAGKKSAKEPAEKKTAKKSASAKEPAAEEKKKATAKAGAKKTAKTGAKKSAAKKSTAKGQEQ from the coding sequence ATGGCAAAACAGAACCTGGTCATCGTGGAGTCCCCGGCCAAGGCCAAGACCATCGGCAAATATCTGGGGAAAAATTATGAGGTCAAAGCCTGCATGGGACACCTGCGGGATCTGCCCAAAAGCGTGTTGGGCGTGGACATTGAGCACAATTTTGAACCGGTCTACAAGCCCATCCGCGGAAAAGAAGACATCATCAGCGACCTGAAAAAGTCCGCCGAAGCCAGCGACATGGTCTATCTGGCCACCGACCCCGACCGCGAGGGGGAGGCCATTTCCTGGCACCTGAAGGAGCTTTTGAACCTGGACGACGCGAAGACCCGCCGCGTCACCTTCAACGAGATCACCAAGAAGGTGGTGCAGGAGAGCATTGAGGAACCCCGTGAGATCGACCAGAACCTGGTGGATGCCCAGCAGGCCCGCCGCATTCTGGATCGGATCGTGGGCTATCAGCTCTCCCCGCTGCTGTGGAAAAAAATCCGCCGGGGCCTTTCGGCGGGACGCGTCCAGTCTGTGGCCACCCGCATGGTGGACGACCGGGAGACGGAGATCTCCAACTTCCAGCCGGAGGAATACTGGAGCCTGGATGCCCACCTGGAGGCCCAGGACGCAAAGCACACCAATTTTGTGGCCCACTACCACGGGAAGGGCAAGAAGGCGGAGCTTCCCAACCAGGAGGCTGTAGACGCGGTGATTGCGGAGACAAAGGACGCGGTTTTCTCCGTCAAATCCGTGAAGCGGACGGATAAACAGCGCTCCCCCTCGCCGCCCTTCACCACCTCCACCTTGCAGCAGGAGGCCTCCAGGAAGCTGGCCATGACCCCCCGGCGCACCATGGCAATCGCCCAGCAGCTCTATGAGGGCGTGGACATCACCGGTGAGGGTACCGTGGGACTCATCACCTATATGCGAACCGACTCCCTGCGCATCAGCGAAGAGGCGCTGGAGGCCACCAAAAACTTCATCCTGGGCCGTTACGGCAAAGACTACTATCCGGATTCGGCCCGGCACTATAAGGCAAAGGCGGGCGCTCAGGATGCCCATGAAGCCATCCGGCCCAGCAACATCGACCTGACGCCGGAGATGGTGAAAAGCGATTTGACCGGCGAGCAGTACCGGCTCTACCGCCTGATCTGGAGCCGCTTTTTGGCCTGCCAGATGGCCAACGCCGTCTACGACAGCGTCAGCGTGGAGATCGACGCCAACGGCCACAGTTTCCGCGCCAGCTCCAGCAGCCTCAAGTTCTCCGGCTATACTGCGGTCTACGAAGAGGGCCGGGATGAGGAGAAGGAGGAAAAGGCCTCGCCGCTTCCCGCGCTGCAGGAGGGGGAGGTCACGGAGCTCAGGAAGTTCGACCCCCAGCAGCATTTCACCCAGCCCCCCGCCCACTATACCGACGCCACGCTGATCCGGGCCATGGAGGAGCAGGGCATCGGACGGCCCTCCACCTATGCGCCCACCGTGTCTACCATTTTGGACCGGGAGTACGTGGTAAAGGAAGGGAAATACCTGAAGATCACCGCCCTGGGCCATGTGGTCACCGGCTTGATGCGGGAAAAGTTCCCGGACATCGCCGACATGAAGTTCACCGCCAACATGGAGAAGAAGTTAGACGGCGTGGAAGAGGGGCAGACCCAGTGGAAGAGCCTGCTGCAGGATTTCTACGGCGGTTTTGAGCAGAGCCTGACCCAGGCGGAAAAGGATTTGGAGGGGACCCGCATCAAGGTGCCCGATGAGGTGTCTGAGGAAAAGTGCGACCTGTGCGGCAGGAACATGGTCATCAAGTCCGGACGGTTTGGCCGCTTTTTGGCCTGCCCCGGATATCCGGAGTGCAAATTCACCAAGCCCCTGGTGGTGGAGATGCCGGGCCGCTGCCCCAAGTGCGGCTCCCGCATCCTGAAAAAGACCTCCAAAAACGGCTACACCTATTATGGCTGCGAGCACAACTCCGATAAGAACGAGGAGACCAAGTGCGACTTTATGACCTGGGACGTGCCGGTGAAGGACGACTGCCCGGTCTGCGGCCACACCATGTTCAAAAAGTCCGGCAAGGGCTTCAAAAAGCCCTTCTGCGTCAACCCGGACTGCGCCAACTTCCTGCCGGAGGACAAGCGGGGCTATCCCAAGAAAAAGACCGCGGAATCCGGGGAAAATGGCGGCGCGGAGAAGGCACCCTCCGGGGAAGCGCCGGAGAACAAGGAGAAGAAGACGGCGGGGAAAGCGGGAAAGAAGAGCGCAAAAGAGCCTGCGGAGAAGAAGACCGCAAAAAAGTCTGCGTCCGCCAAGGAACCGGCCGCCGAGGAGAAGAAAAAGGCAACTGCCAAGGCCGGCGCCAAGAAGACGGCCAAGACCGGCGCCAAAAAGAGCGCCGCAAAAAAGAGCACAGCCAAAGGGCAGGAGCAGTGA
- the greA gene encoding transcription elongation factor GreA produces the protein MNKEYRMSEARFQELQEELNYLKTTRSDEVAEMIKVARGFGDLSENSEYDEAKNEQGKLYSRIAELEEILQHVVIVDESNAPSNQVTIGCKVIVTDKKTGKDLPPYKIVGSQEADPMHGAISEESPFGKALLGAKEGAEVSVEAPKGTLIYIVKKIER, from the coding sequence ATGAACAAAGAGTACAGAATGAGCGAGGCCCGCTTCCAGGAATTGCAGGAGGAGCTGAACTATCTGAAGACCACCCGCTCCGACGAGGTGGCCGAGATGATCAAAGTGGCTCGCGGCTTTGGCGACCTCAGTGAAAACAGCGAATACGACGAGGCCAAAAACGAGCAGGGCAAACTCTATTCCCGCATTGCCGAGCTGGAGGAAATTTTGCAGCATGTGGTGATCGTGGACGAGAGCAACGCCCCGTCCAACCAGGTGACCATCGGCTGCAAGGTGATCGTCACCGACAAAAAAACCGGCAAGGACCTGCCGCCCTATAAGATTGTGGGCTCCCAGGAGGCGGATCCCATGCACGGTGCCATCTCGGAGGAGTCGCCTTTCGGCAAGGCCCTGCTGGGGGCCAAAGAGGGCGCGGAAGTCAGTGTGGAGGCCCCCAAGGGGACGCTTATTTATATTGTCAAGAAGATCGAAAGATAA
- the lysS gene encoding lysine--tRNA ligase produces the protein MADQTNQNAEQQELSDILRIRREKLKALQDAGKDPFEQTFFDWNATSGKIRENFDAMEGQEVRVAGRLMSKRGMGKVSFCDLQDRDGRIQLYARKDEMDEEQYNEFKKYDIGDIVGVTGEVFRTQRGEMSVRIRDVILLSKSLRPLPEKFHGLQDQELRYRQRYVDLIVNPESRKNFEFRSRFVSLIRRYMDNLGYLEVETPVLNTISGGANARPFITHHNTLDMDMYLRIATELPLKRLIVGGMDRVYEIGRIFRNEGMDPKHNPEFTTIELYQAYADFHTMMDIAEGIITSGARELRGTYQVKWRGHDVDLTPGWPRLTMADAVKQHTGIDFMAISDDAEAVAAAEKIGVELDDAAERTWGNALYACFDQRVEDELIQPTFITMYPVEVSPLTKRSPKDKRLTERFELFICGAELANAFSELNDPIDQKWRFQKQVEQRERGDEEASMMDEDYINALEYGLPPTGGMGMGVDRMVMLLTGTDTIRDVILFPTMKPLADGKGAKAEEEK, from the coding sequence ATGGCAGATCAGACGAACCAGAACGCCGAGCAGCAGGAGCTTTCCGATATTCTGCGGATTCGCAGGGAAAAGCTGAAGGCTTTGCAGGACGCCGGCAAGGACCCCTTTGAGCAGACTTTTTTTGACTGGAATGCAACCAGCGGCAAGATCCGCGAGAATTTTGACGCCATGGAGGGCCAGGAAGTCCGTGTTGCGGGCCGTCTGATGAGCAAACGCGGCATGGGTAAGGTCAGCTTCTGCGACCTGCAGGACAGGGATGGCCGCATCCAGCTCTATGCCCGCAAGGATGAGATGGATGAAGAGCAGTACAACGAGTTCAAGAAGTATGACATCGGCGACATCGTGGGCGTCACCGGCGAGGTGTTCCGCACACAGCGGGGCGAGATGAGCGTCCGCATCCGGGACGTGATCCTCCTGAGCAAATCCCTGCGCCCCCTGCCGGAGAAGTTCCATGGCCTCCAGGACCAGGAGCTGCGCTACCGTCAGCGCTATGTGGACCTGATCGTCAATCCGGAGTCCCGTAAGAATTTTGAGTTCCGCTCCAGGTTCGTTTCCCTGATCCGCCGTTACATGGATAACCTGGGCTATCTGGAGGTGGAGACGCCGGTGCTGAACACCATCTCCGGCGGCGCCAACGCACGGCCCTTCATCACCCACCACAACACGCTGGACATGGATATGTACCTGCGCATCGCCACGGAGCTGCCTCTCAAGCGCCTGATTGTGGGCGGCATGGACCGGGTCTATGAGATCGGCCGCATTTTCCGCAACGAGGGCATGGACCCCAAGCACAACCCGGAATTCACCACCATTGAGCTCTACCAGGCCTATGCGGATTTCCATACCATGATGGACATTGCCGAGGGCATCATCACCAGCGGCGCCCGGGAGCTGCGGGGCACCTATCAGGTCAAGTGGCGGGGCCACGACGTGGACCTGACGCCCGGCTGGCCCCGGCTGACCATGGCTGACGCGGTGAAGCAGCACACCGGCATCGACTTCATGGCCATCTCCGACGACGCCGAGGCAGTGGCCGCGGCGGAGAAGATCGGCGTGGAGCTGGACGACGCCGCCGAGCGCACCTGGGGCAACGCCCTGTATGCGTGCTTTGACCAGCGGGTGGAGGATGAGCTGATCCAGCCCACCTTCATCACCATGTACCCGGTCGAGGTCTCCCCCCTGACCAAGCGCAGCCCCAAGGACAAGCGCCTGACCGAGCGCTTTGAGCTCTTTATCTGCGGTGCGGAGCTGGCCAACGCCTTCTCCGAGCTCAACGACCCCATCGACCAGAAGTGGCGCTTCCAGAAGCAGGTGGAGCAGCGCGAGCGCGGCGATGAGGAGGCCAGCATGATGGACGAGGACTACATCAACGCCCTGGAGTACGGCCTGCCCCCCACCGGCGGCATGGGCATGGGCGTGGACCGCATGGTGATGCTGCTCACCGGCACCGACACCATCCGCGACGTGATCCTGTTCCCGACCATGAAGCCCCTTGCCGACGGCAAGGGCGCAAAGGCTGAGGAAGAGAAATAA
- the acpP gene encoding acyl carrier protein, translating to MTPEEILKKLQDLIAEQFAVEAETVTMDSSFEEDLGADSVDLVELVMAIEEEFDIGEIQEEELTALKTVGDTVRYLTSKLNK from the coding sequence ATGACACCGGAAGAGATTCTGAAAAAGCTGCAGGACCTGATTGCGGAGCAGTTTGCCGTTGAGGCGGAGACTGTGACCATGGATTCTTCCTTCGAGGAGGATCTGGGCGCCGACTCTGTGGACCTGGTTGAACTGGTCATGGCAATTGAAGAAGAATTCGATATCGGCGAGATCCAGGAAGAAGAGCTGACCGCTCTGAAAACTGTGGGTGACACCGTTCGCTATCTCACCAGCAAGTTGAATAAGTAA